In Symmachiella dynata, the following are encoded in one genomic region:
- a CDS encoding DUF58 domain-containing protein, whose protein sequence is MTQPAVNLTPAARRSDEILDPGSLMRIKALELRAKIVVQGFMHGLHRSPYHGFSVEFSEYRQYSPGDDPRYLDWKLYARSDRHYIKRFEDETNLRCHLAVDSSRSMSYGSLGYTKADYAATLAGTLAYFLSLQHDAVGLVRFDERLDDILPPHYRPGQLRRLMLALERPSAGRGTDVAEPLRQFAEYVSRRGIVVILSDCLAELDGLETALGTLRSRGQDVILFQILDPAETSFDFEESLLFEDLETGRDLYVDPQQVRPGYLEKLEAHNQSVRATCDKLGIEYFPLTTNQPLDGALHDFLQARMRRGRRVSRRGV, encoded by the coding sequence ATGACTCAGCCCGCCGTAAACTTGACCCCGGCCGCGCGCCGCAGCGACGAGATTCTTGATCCCGGATCGTTGATGCGGATCAAGGCGTTAGAATTGCGGGCCAAGATCGTCGTGCAGGGATTCATGCATGGGCTGCACCGGAGTCCCTATCACGGTTTTTCCGTCGAGTTCTCCGAGTATCGCCAATACAGTCCGGGAGATGACCCGCGATATCTCGACTGGAAACTGTACGCCCGCAGCGACCGGCACTACATCAAACGCTTCGAAGATGAAACCAACCTCCGCTGCCATCTGGCGGTCGACAGCAGCCGGTCGATGAGTTACGGCAGCTTGGGTTACACCAAAGCCGACTATGCGGCAACGTTGGCTGGAACGTTGGCCTATTTTTTGTCACTGCAACACGACGCGGTTGGGCTGGTCCGTTTTGATGAACGCCTCGACGATATCTTACCGCCGCATTATCGCCCCGGACAATTGCGACGGCTGATGTTGGCGCTCGAGCGCCCCTCGGCCGGTCGCGGGACAGACGTTGCCGAGCCGCTGCGGCAGTTCGCGGAGTACGTCAGCCGTCGAGGGATTGTGGTGATCCTGTCTGATTGCTTGGCAGAGCTGGACGGATTAGAAACCGCGCTGGGGACGCTCAGGTCACGAGGGCAGGATGTGATTCTGTTTCAAATTCTCGACCCAGCCGAGACGAGTTTCGACTTCGAGGAATCGTTGCTGTTTGAGGATTTAGAAACGGGACGCGATTTGTATGTCGATCCCCAACAGGTCCGCCCCGGGTATCTCGAAAAACTGGAAGCGCACAATCAATCCGTGCGGGCAACATGTGACAAGTTGGGAATCGAATACTTTCCGCTGACAACCAACCAACCGCTGGACGGGGCGCTGCATGATTTCTTGCAGGCGCGAATGCGTCGCGGACGGCGAGTTTCCAGGAGGGGCGTATGA
- a CDS encoding AAA family ATPase: MATAAESFETQQQLVERVHAARGLIQNELSKTIIGQQEVIDQLLYGLFAGGHCLITGAPGLAKTLLVNSIAQVFDLKFQRIQFTPDLMPADITGTEILEEDAHGHRTLQFVKGPIFANVLLADEINRTPPKTQAALLEAMQEHQVTAAGVKYRLEEPFFVLATQNPIEMEGTYPLPEAQLDRFMFNIVIDYLPEDDEVAVVTRTTSVAAEKIQALYTGQDVQQFHEIVRQVPVAEDVVRYAVRLAAASRPNTAEAPEFVNEWVSWGAGLRAAQNLVLGAKARALLNGRAHVSEDDIRALVHPTMRHRVLVNYRAEAEGVTVESVVERLLETVERPAAR, translated from the coding sequence TTGGCGACGGCGGCTGAGAGTTTTGAAACACAGCAACAACTCGTGGAACGGGTCCATGCGGCGCGGGGCTTGATCCAGAATGAGTTGTCTAAAACCATCATCGGACAGCAGGAGGTCATCGACCAACTCTTGTATGGGCTGTTCGCTGGTGGACATTGTCTGATCACCGGCGCGCCGGGACTGGCCAAGACATTGCTCGTCAATTCGATCGCGCAGGTGTTTGATTTAAAATTCCAGCGAATTCAATTCACTCCCGACTTGATGCCGGCGGATATCACCGGCACCGAGATTCTGGAAGAGGATGCGCACGGGCACCGTACGTTGCAATTTGTCAAAGGACCGATTTTTGCCAATGTGCTTCTGGCCGATGAAATCAACCGCACCCCGCCCAAAACACAAGCGGCGCTGTTGGAGGCCATGCAGGAGCATCAAGTCACCGCTGCCGGCGTGAAGTACCGCTTGGAAGAACCATTTTTTGTGTTGGCGACGCAAAATCCGATCGAAATGGAAGGCACCTATCCGCTCCCCGAAGCGCAGTTGGACCGCTTCATGTTCAACATCGTGATCGATTACTTGCCCGAAGATGACGAGGTGGCCGTCGTCACTCGCACGACATCGGTGGCTGCGGAAAAAATTCAAGCACTCTACACCGGCCAGGATGTGCAGCAATTTCATGAGATCGTTCGTCAAGTCCCCGTGGCCGAGGATGTCGTGCGTTACGCCGTGCGATTGGCAGCGGCATCTCGCCCCAACACAGCCGAGGCACCGGAGTTTGTCAACGAGTGGGTCAGCTGGGGTGCCGGGTTACGAGCGGCACAAAACCTTGTGCTCGGTGCTAAGGCGCGGGCCTTGTTAAACGGTCGCGCCCATGTGAGTGAAGACGATATTCGCGCCCTCGTGCACCCCACGATGCGGCACCGAGTTTTGGTCAACTACCGCGCGGAGGCCGAAGGAGTGACAGTGGAGTCAGTCGTCGAGCGGTTATTGGAAACCGTGGAAAGGCCTGCTGCGCGATGA
- a CDS encoding DUF4159 domain-containing protein, translated as MSRRLPILITVALIAICLAQISHAQRRHRFRRDRSPRGRGGVPEWQIDKQFQSDVFTFARVRYGSYGRRGKWRTDYPDSDLNFSFRLQQLTSLKVDPNGKVLRLTDEELFDYPFLYMIEPGNLYFEEAEIVALRRYLLNGGFLMVDDFWGYREWENFYREIKRVFPDREPVEIPLEHPIFHCVYDLKERPQVPSIHAAEWGRDRGITWERGEDSRQVHYKAIFDDNGRMMAFICHNTDLGDGWEREGENEWYFHEFSEKKAYPLGINIVFYAMTH; from the coding sequence ATGTCACGACGTTTGCCGATCCTGATCACAGTCGCTCTGATCGCGATTTGTTTGGCGCAGATTTCTCATGCTCAACGTCGCCACCGCTTTCGACGCGACCGTAGTCCCAGAGGCCGCGGCGGTGTGCCGGAATGGCAAATCGATAAGCAGTTTCAAAGTGACGTGTTCACTTTTGCCCGCGTCCGGTACGGATCGTACGGCCGGAGAGGCAAATGGCGGACCGACTACCCCGACAGCGATTTGAACTTCTCCTTTCGCTTGCAGCAATTGACTTCGTTAAAAGTCGATCCCAACGGCAAGGTTCTGCGGCTGACCGATGAGGAACTGTTCGATTACCCGTTTCTCTACATGATCGAACCGGGCAACTTGTATTTCGAGGAAGCCGAGATCGTGGCGCTGCGGCGGTATCTCCTCAACGGCGGTTTTTTGATGGTCGACGACTTTTGGGGATATCGCGAATGGGAAAACTTCTATCGCGAAATCAAACGCGTCTTCCCCGACCGCGAACCGGTGGAGATTCCGTTAGAGCATCCGATCTTTCATTGCGTGTACGACCTCAAAGAACGCCCGCAGGTCCCCAGCATCCACGCCGCCGAATGGGGCCGTGATCGGGGCATCACCTGGGAGCGCGGCGAAGACTCGCGGCAAGTGCACTACAAAGCAATCTTCGACGACAACGGCCGAATGATGGCGTTCATTTGCCACAACACCGATCTGGGCGACGGCTGGGAGCGCGAAGGGGAAAACGAATGGTATTTCCACGAATTTTCAGAGAAGAAAGCCTATCCGCTGGGAATCAACATCGTGTTTTATGCGATGACGCATTGA
- a CDS encoding tetratricopeptide repeat protein: protein MPCSPRLSHPCTRPRCDWLRFTGLVIAITLCAGSVAHATELDDTRELFQTGRYQQCITVTQQALDARRYGEDWPVLHVESQLMLGRHEEARAATTAALKRYPWSIRLRLMSRQMFHKAGQQEQAQAELAEIRRLILRFPWRYTDTANLVACGDALLQLEAEPRDVLLNFYDRAKKENPNRPDAYVAIGNLALEKHDDALAAEEFRAAVKQFPDDPDVQFGLARALASSDSQAAQQALDRALEINPQHVPSLLFTIDRLIDAERYDDAEAAIRLVLEINPLQSQAWAYRAVLAHYAADPKGEQAYRAAARGRAVNEPSMDYLIGKKLSRNYRFREGAAYQRRALEQDADFAPATIQLAQDLLRLGKEEEGWQLAQAGFKSDGYDVVSFNLITLQENLAKFRTLEDDDFIVRMDAREAAVYGPRVLQLLQRAKQTLCEKYDLQLSAPVIVEIFPDQSDFAVRTFGMPGGAGYLGVCFGNVITANSPASQAGNPTNWESVLWHEFCHTVTLNLTNNKMPRWLSEGISVYEERQANGRWGQSMTPQYRKWILDDKLTPVSQLSSAFMSPPSGMHLQFAYFQSSLVVEHLIEKHGLDTLKLILHDLGAGVPVNVALERRTEGLAKLENDFAKFARKRALALGPDVDWTEPRRDETGIIEADAGDPLDSKNIAVLTEHAKTLLAAEQWESAKQPLQKLLELLPENISSENAYVLLATAHRQLGETDQETTVLEKLATRSPDALPVYLRLLTLAVERQDWKAVEINANRIISVNPLLPRAYNAWARACRELGKPATAVAAYQAVLELEPHVAIDAHYQLARLLHKNDPLSAKNHLLRALEEAPRFREAHRLLLKIHREQKSAEPQESAEPIETKAD from the coding sequence ATGCCGTGTTCCCCGCGATTGTCCCATCCCTGTACACGTCCCCGATGCGATTGGCTGCGGTTCACCGGTTTGGTCATCGCAATCACCCTCTGCGCTGGTTCTGTTGCCCACGCTACCGAATTGGACGATACCCGCGAGCTATTTCAAACCGGACGGTACCAACAATGCATTACGGTCACGCAACAGGCTCTCGACGCGCGTCGTTACGGTGAAGATTGGCCGGTCCTGCATGTCGAATCGCAACTCATGCTCGGCCGTCATGAAGAGGCACGCGCCGCCACCACAGCCGCGCTAAAACGTTATCCCTGGAGCATCCGCCTACGGCTCATGTCGCGGCAGATGTTTCACAAAGCGGGCCAGCAGGAACAAGCACAGGCGGAACTCGCCGAAATTCGGCGACTGATCCTCCGCTTTCCTTGGCGATATACGGACACAGCCAATCTGGTGGCTTGCGGCGACGCCTTGTTACAACTAGAAGCGGAGCCGCGCGATGTCCTGCTCAATTTTTACGACCGCGCCAAAAAAGAAAATCCCAATCGGCCCGACGCCTATGTAGCGATCGGCAATCTGGCGCTGGAGAAACATGACGACGCGCTCGCTGCCGAAGAATTTCGTGCAGCAGTCAAACAGTTCCCCGACGACCCCGACGTCCAATTCGGCTTGGCGCGGGCACTGGCTTCCAGTGATTCCCAAGCCGCGCAACAGGCGCTAGATCGTGCATTAGAAATTAATCCACAGCACGTGCCGAGTTTGCTGTTTACAATTGACCGTTTGATCGATGCGGAACGCTACGACGACGCGGAAGCGGCGATTCGCTTAGTGCTGGAAATTAATCCGCTTCAAAGTCAGGCCTGGGCCTACCGCGCGGTGTTGGCGCATTATGCGGCTGACCCCAAAGGCGAACAAGCATATCGCGCCGCCGCACGCGGTCGCGCCGTCAACGAGCCGAGTATGGATTATTTGATAGGTAAAAAGTTGTCGCGGAATTATCGCTTTCGCGAAGGCGCCGCGTATCAACGCCGCGCGCTGGAACAGGATGCCGACTTCGCACCCGCTACGATTCAACTCGCGCAGGATCTGTTGCGTCTGGGCAAAGAAGAAGAGGGTTGGCAATTGGCCCAGGCCGGTTTCAAGAGCGACGGTTACGATGTGGTCAGTTTTAATCTCATCACGCTGCAGGAAAACCTAGCCAAGTTCCGCACATTGGAAGACGACGATTTCATCGTGCGGATGGATGCCCGCGAAGCAGCCGTCTATGGGCCGCGCGTGCTGCAGTTGTTGCAGCGCGCGAAACAAACGTTGTGTGAAAAATATGATCTGCAGTTGTCCGCTCCGGTGATTGTGGAAATCTTTCCCGACCAGTCAGACTTCGCCGTCCGCACGTTCGGCATGCCGGGAGGCGCGGGGTATCTGGGTGTCTGCTTTGGCAATGTGATTACGGCCAACAGCCCTGCCTCCCAGGCGGGAAATCCCACGAATTGGGAGTCGGTCTTGTGGCACGAATTCTGTCACACGGTGACGTTAAATCTCACCAACAACAAAATGCCCCGTTGGCTCAGTGAAGGCATTTCGGTCTACGAAGAACGGCAAGCCAATGGTCGCTGGGGGCAGTCGATGACGCCTCAGTATCGAAAATGGATCTTGGACGACAAGCTGACACCGGTCAGTCAATTGAGCAGTGCCTTTATGTCCCCGCCCAGCGGCATGCACTTGCAGTTTGCCTATTTTCAATCATCCCTGGTTGTCGAGCACTTGATTGAGAAACATGGGCTGGACACCTTGAAACTGATCCTGCACGACTTGGGAGCGGGAGTGCCGGTCAATGTGGCATTGGAACGTCGCACCGAAGGCTTGGCAAAGTTAGAAAATGATTTCGCCAAGTTCGCCCGTAAGCGCGCATTGGCACTAGGACCGGATGTCGACTGGACGGAACCGCGCCGCGATGAGACCGGCATTATCGAGGCGGACGCCGGCGATCCGTTGGACTCGAAAAATATTGCTGTACTTACCGAACACGCCAAAACACTCTTGGCAGCCGAGCAATGGGAGTCCGCAAAGCAGCCGCTACAAAAGCTGTTGGAATTGCTTCCCGAAAATATTTCCAGTGAAAATGCGTACGTGCTATTAGCAACTGCCCATCGACAATTGGGCGAGACGGATCAAGAGACGACGGTGTTGGAAAAACTGGCAACACGTAGTCCCGATGCGCTGCCAGTCTACCTGCGTTTGTTGACGCTGGCCGTTGAGCGCCAAGACTGGAAAGCGGTGGAAATCAACGCAAATCGAATTATTTCGGTCAACCCGCTGTTGCCCCGCGCGTATAATGCCTGGGCGCGGGCGTGCCGTGAACTTGGGAAACCCGCAACGGCGGTCGCTGCTTATCAAGCCGTTTTGGAACTTGAACCCCATGTGGCGATCGACGCGCACTACCAATTGGCACGTTTGTTGCACAAAAACGATCCCCTATCAGCGAAAAACCATTTGCTTCGCGCACTAGAAGAAGCGCCCCGCTTTCGAGAGGCGCATCGCTTACTACTGAAAATCCACCGGGAACAGAAATCCGCCGAACCGCAAGAATCTGCCGAACCAATAGAGACGAAAGCTGACTAG
- the thrC gene encoding threonine synthase has protein sequence MDEVHTGCPTCGSLLDVRYDWDRVAVPGSLREFEGRWSTRRNPLDFSGVWRFRELLPFAPEDKIVTIGEGQTILQQSNSVARYCGMNDGSLFLQYEGLNPSGSFKDNGMTAAVTHAHMVGATQAACASTGNTSASLAIFGSCTGLLRVLVFIGSGKIAYGKLSQALDYNAKTIQLEGDFDDAMQRVREVCSQAGIYLCNSLNPFRLEGQKAIIFRILESLAWEPPDWIVVPGGNLGNTSAFGKALLELKELGLINRLPRLAVINAAGANTLHELYERDGLRWNHGRPDATVREDYFVAMEAGGRRAATLASAIEINRPVNLNKALRALDACDGVVREVGDQAILDGKAQVGAGGFGCEPASGASVAGVKQLREEGVIAASDRVVCILTGHQLKDPNVTVAYHSGKSDDFDRLLRPSGVNEAVHANSPVVVENDLEKIMEVVSGF, from the coding sequence ATGGACGAAGTGCATACCGGCTGCCCGACGTGTGGGAGTCTGTTGGATGTGCGGTATGACTGGGATCGCGTGGCGGTGCCGGGGTCGTTGCGGGAGTTCGAAGGGCGATGGAGTACGCGACGCAATCCGCTCGATTTCAGTGGCGTCTGGCGGTTTCGAGAATTGCTGCCGTTTGCTCCGGAGGACAAAATCGTCACCATCGGCGAAGGGCAAACGATCTTGCAGCAATCAAATTCCGTCGCCCGTTATTGCGGCATGAATGACGGCAGTCTGTTTTTGCAATACGAAGGTTTGAATCCCTCGGGCAGCTTTAAGGACAACGGCATGACGGCCGCTGTAACGCATGCCCACATGGTGGGAGCGACGCAGGCTGCCTGTGCTTCGACCGGCAACACCAGCGCGTCGTTGGCCATCTTTGGAAGTTGCACCGGGCTGCTGCGAGTGTTGGTATTTATCGGCAGCGGCAAGATCGCCTATGGGAAATTGTCGCAGGCCTTGGACTACAACGCCAAGACAATTCAACTCGAAGGGGATTTCGACGATGCAATGCAGCGGGTTCGCGAAGTGTGTTCGCAAGCAGGGATCTATTTGTGCAACAGCCTGAACCCGTTTCGGCTGGAAGGTCAAAAGGCGATCATCTTTCGGATACTCGAATCGCTCGCTTGGGAGCCGCCCGATTGGATCGTGGTTCCCGGGGGAAATCTGGGCAACACCAGCGCCTTCGGCAAAGCCTTGCTGGAGCTGAAGGAATTGGGGCTGATCAACCGTCTGCCGCGACTAGCGGTGATCAATGCGGCGGGGGCGAATACGTTGCACGAGTTGTACGAACGTGACGGATTGCGGTGGAACCATGGACGCCCCGACGCCACGGTGCGTGAGGATTATTTTGTAGCGATGGAGGCGGGCGGGCGCCGCGCTGCGACGTTGGCTTCGGCGATTGAAATCAATCGGCCGGTCAATTTGAACAAAGCCCTGCGGGCGCTGGATGCGTGTGACGGTGTGGTTCGCGAGGTGGGCGACCAAGCAATCCTGGATGGCAAAGCCCAAGTCGGCGCCGGCGGCTTCGGTTGTGAACCGGCCAGCGGAGCCAGTGTGGCCGGGGTGAAGCAGCTTCGCGAAGAAGGAGTGATAGCGGCAAGCGATCGCGTGGTCTGTATTTTGACCGGACACCAATTGAAGGATCCCAACGTCACGGTCGCCTATCACAGCGGAAAATCGGACGATTTTGATCGCCTCTTACGCCCCAGCGGCGTGAACGAGGCGGTCCACGCCAATTCACCCGTTGTCGTAGAAAACGATTTAGAAAAAATCATGGAAGTCGTTTCCGGTTTCTAG
- a CDS encoding threonine synthase, protein MHTSLTCAACGLDHAVDQLQNLCTACGKPLLAGYDLAALRETFTPDAVRRRATRSMWRFADVLPVDDVSEAVSLGEGQTPLLRLERRGAFAEFENLFVKDEAFNPTGSFKARGMAAAVTRAVALGAKVVALPSAGNAAGAATYYANRAGIECFLFMPEDTPPANIIESVVGGANVFLVNGLISDCGKLVKQGCEQFGWFDLSTLKEPFRIEGKKTMGYELAFDMADAAQATQLQLPDVIFYPTGGGTGLIGMWKAFDEMQQLGWIGPERPRMVVVQAENCAPVVRAFEQGADHAEMFANASTVASGLRVPAAVGDFIMLRVLRESNGTALTISDAELLDGVREFATQQGIYACPEGGAVWKAAQQLLKTGWLKPDEKIVLFNTGSGLKYNHLFPVGGLPVLDHTDPDCLDCVVG, encoded by the coding sequence GTGCATACCTCCCTAACCTGTGCTGCGTGCGGCTTGGATCATGCGGTTGATCAACTTCAGAATCTGTGTACCGCTTGCGGCAAGCCGTTGTTGGCTGGGTATGATCTGGCGGCGCTGCGCGAGACGTTTACGCCTGACGCCGTCCGCCGCCGCGCGACGCGGTCGATGTGGCGGTTTGCTGATGTGTTGCCAGTCGACGATGTCAGCGAGGCGGTTTCGTTGGGCGAGGGGCAGACGCCGCTGTTGCGATTGGAGCGCCGCGGCGCGTTTGCGGAGTTTGAGAATCTGTTCGTCAAGGACGAAGCATTCAACCCCACCGGCAGCTTCAAAGCCCGCGGCATGGCGGCGGCGGTGACGCGGGCCGTTGCGCTGGGGGCCAAGGTCGTCGCGCTTCCCTCTGCCGGAAACGCCGCGGGGGCTGCGACGTATTATGCGAATCGCGCCGGCATTGAATGCTTTCTGTTCATGCCCGAAGACACGCCGCCGGCGAACATTATTGAAAGCGTTGTGGGCGGAGCGAACGTGTTTTTGGTAAATGGGCTGATCAGCGATTGCGGCAAGTTGGTCAAACAAGGTTGCGAGCAATTCGGGTGGTTCGATCTTTCGACCCTCAAAGAGCCGTTTCGCATCGAAGGCAAAAAGACGATGGGTTACGAACTTGCCTTCGACATGGCCGATGCTGCTCAAGCCACACAACTGCAATTGCCGGACGTGATTTTTTATCCCACCGGCGGCGGCACCGGATTGATTGGGATGTGGAAGGCGTTTGACGAAATGCAACAACTGGGCTGGATCGGCCCTGAGCGACCGCGAATGGTGGTCGTCCAAGCAGAAAACTGCGCCCCGGTCGTCCGTGCGTTTGAGCAAGGAGCCGACCATGCGGAGATGTTCGCCAATGCGTCAACGGTCGCCTCGGGCTTACGGGTCCCGGCAGCGGTCGGCGATTTCATCATGCTCCGCGTCCTCCGCGAATCAAACGGCACAGCCCTGACCATCAGCGACGCCGAACTGCTCGACGGCGTAAGAGAATTCGCCACCCAACAAGGAATCTACGCCTGCCCTGAAGGGGGAGCGGTCTGGAAAGCAGCGCAACAACTCTTAAAAACCGGCTGGCTAAAACCGGATGAAAAAATCGTGCTATTCAACACCGGCAGCGGGTTGAAATACAACCACCTCTTCCCGGTCGGGGGGTTACCGGTGTTGGATCATACTGATCCGGATTGTTTGGATTGTGTTGTGGGGTGA
- a CDS encoding amidase codes for MTKDFAMDLSEYSIVDLQYLFDRGEWTARTLCEAYLKRIANIDSAGPRLRAVIETNPDAIAIATSLDQERRAQGPRGPMHGVPMLVKDSIDTADRTMTTAGSLALEGNIASQDAFVVQKLRDAGVVLLGKTNMSEWGYMRSTRACSGWSSRGGQTRNPYVLDRSPLGSSSGSAVAVAANLSLGAIGAEVDGSIVRPASANGIVGLKPTVGLVSRRGVIGVAEPQDTVGPMGRCVADVAVIMNAIAGTDPDDAATACADGNRPTDYRAALQLDALQGTRLGVARECFSGHEGTSAVIERAIEILRQLGAEIIDPIQATTLPFFGALELELFEYGIKSNINDYLAAHQGAAVRDFDELIEFNQRHADQVMPYFHQEFFEMAQTKGGWDDTRCVDVRKELRRLSRTEGIDKALAEHRLDAIIAPTEGSPPFVIDPIVGDHLLPFGCSTPAAVAGYPHITVPAGFVYGLPVGLSFFSGAFQDFNLLSYAFAFEQATHARQPPQYFLTIK; via the coding sequence ATGACCAAGGACTTTGCCATGGATCTCTCGGAGTACAGCATTGTCGACCTCCAATACCTTTTTGATAGGGGCGAGTGGACTGCCCGCACTCTTTGCGAAGCCTACTTGAAACGCATCGCTAATATCGACAGTGCCGGGCCGAGGTTGCGAGCGGTGATCGAGACGAATCCCGACGCGATAGCCATCGCCACTTCTCTGGATCAAGAGCGAAGAGCGCAGGGGCCGCGCGGACCGATGCATGGGGTACCGATGCTGGTCAAGGACAGCATCGACACCGCTGACCGAACAATGACCACAGCAGGCTCCCTGGCGCTCGAAGGAAATATCGCCTCACAAGACGCTTTTGTTGTCCAGAAGTTGCGGGACGCTGGTGTCGTTTTGCTCGGCAAGACCAACATGAGCGAGTGGGGCTACATGCGGTCAACCCGCGCCTGCAGTGGATGGAGTAGCCGCGGTGGCCAGACACGCAACCCTTATGTGCTCGATCGCAGCCCGCTGGGTTCCAGCAGCGGATCTGCCGTGGCGGTGGCGGCCAACTTGAGTCTGGGGGCGATTGGCGCAGAAGTTGACGGCTCGATCGTGCGTCCAGCTTCAGCAAATGGTATCGTCGGACTGAAGCCAACTGTCGGACTCGTCAGTCGCCGAGGAGTGATCGGCGTTGCAGAGCCCCAAGATACGGTTGGCCCGATGGGCCGGTGTGTGGCCGATGTTGCAGTAATTATGAATGCAATCGCGGGTACCGATCCGGATGATGCGGCAACTGCTTGTGCGGATGGCAACCGTCCGACTGACTATCGCGCCGCACTTCAACTGGATGCTCTCCAAGGCACGAGATTGGGCGTTGCGCGGGAATGTTTCTCCGGACACGAAGGGACGAGTGCCGTTATCGAGCGGGCGATCGAAATTCTGCGGCAACTAGGTGCTGAGATCATCGATCCTATTCAGGCCACGACCTTGCCGTTTTTTGGCGCTCTGGAACTTGAATTGTTCGAGTACGGTATCAAATCCAATATCAATGACTACCTAGCGGCACACCAGGGGGCCGCGGTTCGCGACTTCGACGAACTCATCGAATTCAACCAACGCCATGCAGATCAGGTCATGCCCTACTTTCATCAAGAATTCTTTGAGATGGCGCAAACGAAAGGTGGGTGGGACGACACTCGATGCGTGGACGTTCGAAAGGAACTCCGCCGGTTGTCACGCACTGAAGGAATCGATAAAGCTCTGGCAGAGCATCGACTTGATGCAATTATCGCTCCCACGGAAGGGTCACCGCCCTTTGTGATCGACCCGATCGTCGGTGACCATCTCCTGCCATTCGGCTGTTCGACCCCGGCTGCAGTCGCAGGTTATCCCCATATTACCGTTCCGGCCGGCTTCGTTTATGGTTTGCCGGTAGGCCTCTCGTTTTTTAGTGGCGCATTTCAAGACTTTAATCTCCTCAGTTACGCATTCGCTTTTGAGCAAGCCACACATGCACGGCAGCCTCCTCAGTATTTTTTGACTATCAAATAG
- a CDS encoding DUF4272 domain-containing protein: protein MNDEPFPEEALKDAESLFRYLNENTDLKPSEMALEWVFIIECPFELESGDESLTQLIESFTRVTRADEDAFRVEVQHLDEDLEEINSSTLLQILLIYTSTLTQGQLDEIHAELDKAARTLGFQYVGVECGLPGEMDEMKFAACLELTDELMNETCQWEMGKLDNVAESIRSRHVEVAKEMGLEVAAWMPTAEIRGFTQLRPQKEIVRRLMAAHAAVAWVLAPEEEVPSSVIKRYVKDNGLVRSSFSEREADWIGTSRKDARESMGQAGWAMENMWGLAWILGNAPLVCPYEKLVPYSITRHIRDSFFCNFDRSFDELMAASQLQPLELIITLEDFFYCIHNGFRNMCIRSDYRNTHDIERCGLMQERRQALTWALSPGVQWDDADVST, encoded by the coding sequence TTGAACGACGAACCGTTCCCTGAAGAGGCGCTCAAGGATGCTGAGTCTCTTTTCCGTTACCTGAATGAGAACACCGATCTGAAGCCGTCGGAGATGGCGCTGGAATGGGTTTTCATAATCGAGTGCCCATTCGAATTGGAATCTGGAGATGAATCCCTCACGCAGTTGATCGAATCGTTCACGAGAGTTACACGCGCAGACGAAGACGCGTTTCGTGTGGAGGTCCAACACCTTGACGAAGACTTAGAAGAGATCAACAGCTCAACACTTCTTCAGATCTTACTTATCTACACGAGTACGCTGACCCAAGGGCAATTGGACGAGATTCATGCTGAACTCGATAAGGCAGCGAGAACCCTCGGCTTTCAGTATGTCGGAGTCGAGTGTGGGTTGCCGGGCGAAATGGACGAGATGAAGTTCGCTGCGTGCTTGGAGTTGACCGATGAATTGATGAATGAGACCTGTCAATGGGAAATGGGTAAACTGGATAACGTTGCCGAGTCCATACGTTCTCGACACGTCGAAGTTGCGAAAGAAATGGGCCTTGAAGTTGCCGCTTGGATGCCAACCGCAGAGATCCGAGGGTTCACACAACTGCGGCCGCAAAAAGAGATTGTGCGTCGTCTAATGGCCGCGCACGCGGCGGTCGCTTGGGTCTTAGCGCCCGAGGAAGAGGTTCCTTCGTCTGTCATCAAGCGTTATGTCAAAGATAACGGTTTGGTGCGCAGTTCGTTTTCCGAGCGGGAAGCAGATTGGATTGGCACATCGAGGAAAGACGCTCGCGAATCGATGGGGCAAGCGGGTTGGGCCATGGAGAATATGTGGGGGTTGGCCTGGATACTCGGAAATGCTCCCTTGGTCTGTCCGTACGAGAAGCTAGTCCCCTACAGTATCACGCGGCACATTCGTGATTCGTTCTTTTGCAATTTTGATCGCAGCTTTGATGAGTTGATGGCTGCCTCACAACTCCAGCCGCTTGAATTGATCATTACGCTCGAAGATTTCTTCTATTGTATCCACAACGGCTTCCGCAACATGTGTATCCGCAGTGACTACCGCAACACGCACGACATTGAACGTTGCGGGCTGATGCAAGAACGGAGACAAGCGCTGACATGGGCTCTGTCTCCGGGCGTCCAATGGGATGACGCGGATGTCAGCACCTAG